A genome region from Lentimicrobiaceae bacterium includes the following:
- a CDS encoding sigma-70 family RNA polymerase sigma factor, with amino-acid sequence MTEELRNILWIKFKDGDNDALSNLYVEFAHELYSYGLKIAKDEYLVKDCIQETFIQLIERRKMLSITASIHIYLFKSLRNRILEELRTKSKKQNIIGQLSERHYEYEQHAEQLIIDLEVKKNIRDTVSLSIAKLPSRQKEIVYLKYTQGFNYDEIAELLNIDKASARTLLYRSLKSIKDQLSNSVLLLLFIFSSFPHRQQPDI; translated from the coding sequence GTGACTGAAGAGTTAAGAAATATTCTGTGGATTAAGTTTAAGGATGGAGATAACGACGCCTTATCTAATCTTTATGTGGAGTTTGCTCATGAATTGTATTCATATGGACTTAAAATCGCAAAAGATGAGTATTTGGTTAAAGATTGTATACAAGAAACCTTCATCCAATTAATTGAGAGAAGAAAAATGCTTTCAATTACGGCCAGCATTCATATTTATCTTTTTAAATCCCTTCGAAACAGAATCCTTGAAGAATTAAGAACAAAATCCAAAAAACAAAACATTATTGGACAGCTATCGGAGAGGCATTATGAATACGAACAACATGCTGAGCAATTGATTATTGATTTAGAAGTAAAAAAAAACATTAGGGATACAGTAAGTTTATCTATTGCAAAACTACCCAGTCGTCAAAAGGAGATCGTCTATTTAAAATATACCCAAGGTTTTAATTACGATGAAATTGCAGAATTGCTCAATATTGATAAAGCCTCGGCCCGAACACTTCTTTATCGCTCGTTAAAATCTATAAAGGATCAATTGAGCAATAGCGTTCTCCTGCTTCTGTTTATTTTTAGCTCCTTTCCACATCGGCAACAACCTGATATTTAG